ACAATAGGAAAGTGGCATGAGTTGTACCCAACGTGAGTAACATTTTCCTTCACCAGTTTTCTCAACTCCATGTGTGAGGATGGGCTCACAGGAAGAGAGAAACTAACAGGGGAGGCAAaataattatgattaaaaatgacaaaacacacatCTCATCTGACGGACATGAAAGCATGCAAATACTTTAAGCACTCACTTCCCTCCTCCCCACCTTTTTATTTGACCCCCTTTTGATTTTTAGTGGGAGAGGGCAGAGGTCCCATTGACATTTATCCTTCCAATAACGGACAACTGAGTAAATTTTAATCGATACatattttacttttcatttCAGTTAGCTAGAAAAGCAATGTTATGTCATACCTGGTGCTCTTCATAACAGGGCTTATTAAATTGACGCAGGTATTGGATTTAGTAATTGACTAAAGACAAGGTCTCTATTTTGGCATCAAGACTAAGTAACTGATCAATGCATCTgtagtcaaaagaaaaaaaaaaaaagtgtaaaacacgaaaggaagaagaaaaacaaaaacaaaacacaccacTTGCTTGAAAAGGAAAGAAccctagaaaaaaaacaaaaacaaaaaaaaccattgaACGATGCCAGTATaaacttaaaaacaaatttccctTTTTGGTTtgacatttttccatttttgctCTGCTACCTTCATGCTCAAATAAGCTAAAGAGATTATCAATATCATAAAGCAGTAAAGGGGACAACATCTCCCATAGTTTTAGCAGCACAGCAGCTTCAGCTGTGAACAAGATAACACTGATAAAGTTGCTAGTATTACACAACTATACACCATGCATGTTATCCATTTTATCTTTGTAAATATGTTTTCTCTTGCTGTCCACTCTTAAAGCAGAACATTACATGTGACTGATAACAGGTAGAACATAATAAAAGCTAAAGGAAAAAAGATGACAAATTGTTCTAATCCATATAAGCACATCAAATTCAGCTCTCAGCCCATCTGTAAATGGTTGTATTGTACCGTTTCTTTGTAATGCATAACATCAATGttgtacaaacacacatacatacacaggcTTCAAACACTCCACCTttttctgattttagatcacacttgtttttcattcatttgttaCGTCATTCACTTTATTCAACAGTGACTTTGTTACCTTTTTCACAcactcttcttcttcctgaCGCTTCTCGTAGTGAGAAAAGTCATCGAAGATGGAAGTGGTGTGTTTATATCCAGCGATGATCTTTAGCACCTGCCTGGCCTTGTCCAGTGGCACCTCCTGTGTGTCCCGAGAGTTGGTCACTGGCTTATTTTCGTTGTTCTCCAGTCGAATGTGCCTCAGTTGACTGTTGGGAACGTCCTTAACAAAGATCCAGCGCACATCAAAACGACCCTTCCACTTGTCCTGCGACCACACGCCAGCAGACGTGTTGTAGTCCACGGGTGAGCGCATTTCTGCTACACCACAGAAGTGACCGCTCCCATTGACACTGAACAGAAGATAAAGTGGTCCTTTACCACCCAGTGAACGGTAAGCTGCATCAAGCCTCTTGTTGCCATGCTCCGTGCTGCACCAGATGTTATACTTGATGGAGCGGTGGATGTCATCCTCGGAGTAGCTCTTGATGATAAACACCCTGCCCTGCTTGGGATTCCAGTCAAAGTCCTTCGGGTTATAGTTGTTGACCATACGCAACTTCTCTAAAACTGGGTGAGGCTCCGAAGGGACCCCTGGAACCACACCCACTCCTGAAGAAGAGGGAGGTGACTGGCCTGTACCACTCCCACTTGTATCCCCAAATCCATTGGCCCTATTCCGTGGTGGGACCCAGCGGGTAGGTTGAGATGGTTGCTGCTGTTGGCTTGGTGGAGGAGGACCACCCTGGGAGAGAGGAGGCTGGGGCATCTGACCCATACCTGGCTGCCCAGTGGGTGGAAGCTGATGCTGACCCATCTGGGAAACAGGTGGAACCAGTTGTCCATTGCTCAGGGGCATTTGTGGATTCCCCGCAGCAGTACTTCCAGGCTGCGGGGAAGCCTGATTGGGCGGCTGCCCGTTGCTGGGAATAGGGGGCACCTGCTGAGGAGTGGTGGCTTTAGGCATGGTGCCCTTGTTGTCCCAAGTGCCAATGTCCATGTTGTGTTTAATGGGCGGAGGAGGCAAATTAGCACCAGCCATGCCACCCTTAGTTTTAAGCTTGGGCTGGGGTTTGGCTGGTTTGCTGGCAATATCAGCCCAGGAGGCAGGCTTGGCAGGGGCAATTGAGACAGGAGGCATGCTGGGAGGTCCAACAGATGATACAGGGCCTAGGGGACCCCCACCAGGTAATCCAGAGCCAACCACCTTAGGCGCCAAGTCCCCGTTACCACCAGGAGCAGCACCACCTATCTTAAGTCCCGCCATGCCCTGGTCCAGGCTGTTCATACCAGGTGCCTTGTTAAGGGGCTCGTTGGCAGCAGGTGCAAATGGGGACTGTCCATCAATCATGGCACCTCCAAGTGAGCTGGGAGCATAGGCGTAGCTGCTGCTGTAGCCAGAGCTCTGCGGTGTCCCCGACTGTCCCTGAGAGCTGTTGTTGCCCCATGCTGAGAAGTCGATGCCACTGGGGAAAAAGTTGAAGCCATGCTGACCTAGGAATGGGTTGCTCCCCAGGGGGCCTGGTTGGCCAAACATAGCGTCCGGGAGGTAGTGGGGTTCCCCATTGCTCAGCTGTCCATAGGAGGCCAGGTAAGGCATAGGAGGATCCCCACCTGTGGACCATGCTGCCTCATTCAGGGAGTAGGAAAATCCTATGGAGGGGCTGTAGTAGCTGGGCATGTACGAGTCCGACATGGCCGTATAGGCATTGCTCTAAATGGAATAGAAAAATGTGATTTAGAAACAacatgggggggaaaaaaaagaaaaaaaaagaaaagaaaaaaaaagtggaaaagcaCCCTagcatttaattattaaaacaaCATATTTTGTAACATTAACAGCTTAACACTCCTCTTAACATGAGCGCAACTTGTTCTTCATCCAGGGAGTGCAACCACAGTAAAAATAAGTAAAGTAATTGAACTGTCACTGCTCACCACGGATTGTGACAACATTGTAAACAATCCTCTCACTATTCCTCCTTTAAACTCAACtataaataaacagaactaaACAATGAACTGTTCCCCCACCACCATTTAGAGTGTCTTGGAAGAAGATAAGGACAGCTATTCTTCTGAGTGGACCAAAAGACAGGCTCTATTATTTTCCTCTACAGCCCACTTCAcagtgcatgtgtatgtgtgttagttACTGCACAGGGAACAACCacatttaacaaaaattaaagCAATAAAATCCAAGGTGAATAAAGAGATGTGCATTAATATTCTTCgtaatcaaaacacaagaatgTGCAAAGTAAACCTTTTTTTATAGGTTTACTTAAAATTAATAATATGGCTGAAATTGGGTTTAACAGACGTGTTAAGATTCCAGTAACTAGTATATATTTATTCTGATATGCACGGTCATGAAACTTGTCGTGGATGCAAGCTAGAGAATATCAGCTGATCTCTACATCACCATTTTAACTCCCTTAAACCAGAATTTCAGTTAACCCTTATCAGATTTATCTGAATTTTAgtgcaataaaacaaataaaagatttGTGTTCAACTAAGAACATTTAAGGATAAGCCAGTAACGGACTacttaaaaaaggaaaagattcagattaaaaaacaaacaaacaaaaaacaaataaaaaacaacaacacaaagccTCACACACTGGGAAAACATTTACCTGTCTGGCCTGAGTATTCAGGTAAGGCTCAAATTCATCGTCATTCAAAGTATCCTTTTGGGTCACAGCTCCGTTTTGCACTGTAAATGAAACAACACTTGTGTTAACAGGCCTGTGCAACCCCAGAGGTACAATGGGTTAGACATTATCAGGCAATTAACATCAGCACCAACGCCACTCGTTACATAACAAAACCACTCCCTGAAAttagaaaaagggaaaaaaaaaaaaagcaataattgCTCAGTATGCTTCAGATTACACAGTATGCTCAATGATTTGAATCAGGCCCAGGAAAAATTAAATGGACTTGGAAGTAGTCAAACACTGGCATAAAAGAGCACTAAAGAAATTTAGATTCCCACAGCAATAGACACATTAAAATAATAGATAAAACCAATACTGACATCACttcgagagaaaaaaaaaaaaagcatgttaaAATGCAGGTAGATGCGTGTGAgcgagcccccccccccctcgcgAGTTAAAGAGCGCTCTCTGTTACAGGTGATGTTCATGTGCTGGAAAACACGAGATTGTCGGAGCTTTTcggagaaagggaaaaaaaaaataaaataaaaattatttgttCAATGTGTTTATTCAACATTATAGACTGACAGCATAATGATGGGAAAGCGCGAGGGCCTTTCTGACACAGGAAAAGCATGTCGGAAGACGTGTCATTTTGGTTAACCTAGCAACCAGCTAACATTAGCACGCTAGCGTCTCCATGTTAACGAGCGCCAAGAGTCCTTTCAACTTGACGGAGTTGGCTAACATTAGCCAGGTCGCCAGCGTGCTATAGGGTGGCACCTGTAGCCCTAATATTGCAAAAGAAATTTCATAATGTCTGATAATTAAAGACACTGAGCAGTAAGGTGTTTTCCACGCATCTGTGGGTGATAAAAGGCATTAAAAGTAGAACCAGGAAAAGGATGCTCATGTGTATCATGTTGCCATTTAACGTTAGCCACTCTGGAGACGGCTAGCCTGAAGGTACCTGTGGGAACCTGTGCGATTTCTGGGATGTAAAGGACACTCAAAATTGCTTTGTTTAAAGCCTGAAAAATCCCAACCTGAAACACAGTATCATTAAGCGTTTCACTCAAGTGATAAATTATATGAAAACCTTTAAATCGTGTACACAGAGGCCCATTCTACCCGAGCAGCTAGGAAGCCAGCTATCGCGTTCGCGCACACAAGATTTTCTAAAGCGAAAGGTACATAAAAAGATCCGCACTCTCTCAAACCCAAGTCGACAATGTTAGATAATATTTGTTCTTACCTTTATTAGCTTGGCCTTTCGGTCTCTGGATTGGGTCCAGGTGATTCATGAAGGTTTGATTTATGAGAAGagaggaaggggaaaaaaatagatgAAGAGATATATTTTCAGCAGTCAGTTCCTTTAGCAGGTGGTCAGGCCTACTGCACTACTGAGCCGCTGCCTCTGAGCTAAGCTATCCTCGCTAGCCCGTCGCGATGCTGAGAAATTTGGCCCCCGTAAATGTTCAGAAAATACCTCTCTTTACCTGTTCAAGAAGACTGCTGGCTGACATGTCTTTCCCCCCCGGAGCCTGTGTAACTGTATTTACTCCTAAATAAAAGCGGCAGGGTGAAATAATTGTCAAGCTATTGAAGAGTTTCAGCCAAGCACCCTTATCTCTCTACAGAGCCTGGTTCTACACAATGGCGGGCTGCAGTTTGCTTGACAGACTCCTCAACATGGCTGGGCGGCCCTCGTCAACCCACGATggtatttatttacaaaaaacgTGCGCCCCCCATTGGTGTGGAGGAGCCAGGGGTGATGTTAGAGGctattattttcattataaaACATCAACATCTGAAAGATATTTCAGATATAAATTTCTTATAAAACCATTGTAGGATGTAGAATACAACATAACAATATACAATATAACATAAATATGTTATTTatgtttcatatatatatatgcttgaTGGTTGCTGAATGTGTGCTGCTATGACAACAATTTTCCTCTGGGATTGATAAAGtctctctgattctgataaACAAAACCACATCAGGAAATCATTTTTAGATTTCTAatctaaaaatcctaaaaactAATCTGTTATATAACTGTTACTTACCCAggaatttattttcaaaattcaCTGCTGAAACAGTTGCACCTTTAAATCATTTTCATGCTGTTTTTGCACTGCTTTCCAAATCAGTAGAGCAGAAGGTTGCCCCAGAGTGAATGTTGTGGGTTGCAAAATTACGTGTTTCTTCAGAGAAGCCCCCAGCCTGCCCCAGGGGAGCTGCTGTGTGGGCTACAAGCTTGTGAAGTCTGTGATTGTACGGGTTGGAGGTATGAATGAATGCAGTGCCGATTCTAGAGTCTATAGTGGCCTTAGGCAAAAATTCACAGGTGGCCCCTTCAACCACCATTCATTAAAATTATGGTTTAAAAAATCGGACATCATCAAAAGAAATTGTGCACTCACTGTCACAGCCACCACAGCTGGACACCCTTGGCTGCTCTGCTAGCTTagttaaataatattaaatgtCAAAGAGACCAAAATAAATACTGTGACATTAGTGGGTAGCAGCTATTTCTCACCCAAAAATTAAGGCTAATCTGGCAGCAGTTTAGTTACTTAATTTTGTACAGTaccaatcaaaagtttaagaccacttaaaaaacggcaaaaaatcatatttttcttGGTTGGATCTTATAaaaaggttccaagtagagcttcaacttgcaacaagaagaaatgggagtgagaaaagagagaaaaaacatgttttttagcatgcagtttattgaaaacagcgcttaaactgaaacaggctgttttacagctgatcaaaagtttaagaccacatgcctttaaaggctaaatctgtgcaaaaaatgtggattcactgtcattttctgtcagataGTCACCCTGTCATGACTTTCTgatggcaaaggcaaaaaaacctCTCCCTTTTTGTTTGGGTTGTTCAACTGCATAAACAGGATCTCTCGCTGTGCGCCATTGCTGCTGAGGTGGGACGCAGTAAGAcatttggaatttcttaaatgatcctgagAGTTATGGAACAAAAACATCAAGTGGAAGACTCCCCCCCCAAAATTTCACCAACACTCTGCCGGAGGATCCAGTTGCTTGTCCGTCAAGACACTGGACGATCCTCGACCCAAATCAAGGCTGTTACTGGTGCCGACTGCAGCTCCATAACCATCAGACAACATCAGAGACTGAAgagcttcaaaaacaaaaaatgtcttcaaaggCATCGTCCCCTTGAAAGCCACAAAACTGACCGTTTGGACTTTGCAAGAGAACACCAAACATGTGACATTGAAAGgtggaagaaagttttattctctgatgagaaaaaTTTAACCTTGATGGTTTCCAACGTTACTGCcatgacaagcagatcccacctgagatgttttctaTGCGCCACAGTGGAGGGGGTGCCATAATGGTCTGGgatgctttttccttcagtggaacaatggagcttcaggaggtgcaggggtgtcaaacggCTGCTGGCTATATCCAGATGATGCAGAGAGCATCCCTCATGACTGAGGGCCCTCGTCTGTGTGGTAACGACTGGGTTTTTCAACTGGACAACGCTACAGTACACAATGGCTGCAGGACAAGGGACTTCTTCCAGGAGCataacatcactcttttggaccatcctctgtgttcccctgatctaaatccaattgagaacctttggggatggatggcaggggaagtttacaaaaatggacaacagttccagacagtagaTTCCCTTTGTCACaacttggagaaatgttcccactcacctcatggaaaTGCTTGCATCAAGCATGCTGAAATGAATTTTTGAGGTGATCAGCAGTACAATGGAGCTACTCattactgagttcatgtttggaactttgatttctatttttggggggtttaccGGTTTATTTGaaggtgtggtcctaaacttttgttcagctgtaaaacagcctgcttcagtttaagcgttgttttcaataaattgcatgcaaaaaaaaaaaagaaaaaaaagaaaagaaaagttttctCTCACTCCCaattcttcttgttgcatgttgaaactctacttggaaccttgttaagatccaataatacaaaatatgattttgttttgccatttttcaagtgatCTTAAACTTTGGATCGGGACTGTATGTAATTGTTGCTATCTGCTGCACtcactgctgtttttctttcgtCGCTACAAAACTACACTGCTGTTTTGTTGATTTGTGGTAATCTGAATCACACAGGCTACTTGGAACAGAGTGAGTGGAGTCAAGTGTGGCTCCACTATTGTCATTGCAAACTTTGCATACTGCTACTTCTGTATTTTAAAGTTTGTTGGTCCTTGGGGACCCCCACAGACCCCTGGGCACTTAGCGATTGCCTAGTTTGCCTGGTTGTAAGCTGAGCctctgaatgaatgaatgtacCGTGTGAGTACTGAATACTGTGTGAATGTACTGTGTGGGGCATGCAAAGACAGCTGAAACTCTTTGGAACTTCCCTAAATAAACCAAAACTTTGATTTCCTCTGACAAAAACCAAATCATCCAGTTGTCCATCATTTGCAGACACTATTTAGTTTTCTAGGTCTTTATCACCCACTAGTGTTGTTTCAGAGGATAATACTCCAACACTAGTACTTGCTATTTCATGCTCTTGCCACAAGATGGACACCTAGACACAATCCTGAATTTTCAATTTAACTTGGGCACTAAAatcaagttgttgttttttttttttgtgtgtgtggcaagGCCAAGAAATCCAATTATCACAAATGATCAGTACCATTCCTCCATTTCTTTTCCCATGAGTTCCATTATAAAGGAATTCTGCTCACTTACACAAGTATAAAAAGCATTTCACAAGAAGATCCTTTTCTTGAAGTTAACTTTTTCTTTATGTGCTTATCATGTGTTTGATTTTGACCATGCAAGACTCAGTGACACTAATTACAAATGTGTTTGTATTGATATTGCCTCAGCTTGTGAGTCATCCTTTATAAACTAATTAAGAATATACCCACTCATTCAAAGACACAGAGTCATTTTCATCTCAAGACCAacctttaatatatttttacaaCTGTAATCTTCCAATTACCCCATCTTTGCAGCCGTCCCCCCTCCCCCCTGCACACATATCATAATTTTGCCCAGGGAAAAAAGGGAGAATAAAATGGTGAAGCTTACACGCCTTTCTCAGCAAGTATGTGGTATTTTATTAGATCACATACAAAACTCAGACAATGTCAGCGATGGTCCAAGAGCTATCATAAAAGCCATTACTCCAGAGATGAAGTAATGCAGATGAGTGTTGAAGAATGGGAAATATAGCAGACTTAATTCGGTAAACGAAGAACAAATACAAATAGGGATGACAAACCAGTAGCAGTGACAAGACATTTGACTTGTGAAACATGCCCAGGACAGTAGCATGGCATGCATGTATCATATTCCACCTTTCATCTCTCAATCATTTTTGGGtgcttgacttttttttccctgggGCTTGTTGACTGCTGTGGATTGGACAGGTGGCATAGCATGGCAAAGAGCTGGCTGCTTACCAGCCAATAAAAATAGCTGTGGTCTCCATGATGTCACCGGTGAGTAAATCATAGCTCCTGAGagtagaaagagagagacataaaatgattaaataacTGCTAAtctctgttttgcatgtttgcacaagaattttttttcaaGAATTTCTCTTGAAAGTTtgtcttgttgttttttgaccCAATTTGTCTAAGTTTGTGTCAGTCTCTGCATGTACTCTTTATGATTTTGTCACGGCTGCATGTTCAGGTTCACGTGTAAACACCGAGAACGATGTTAAACCGAGCACAAGGAAAGACTGTTGCATTACTCATGCCTACCATCCGCAACACTGCCATCTTGAGCCAGTCACACTGGCTGCAGTTGCCAGAAAGGGTGTACAAACTA
This is a stretch of genomic DNA from Pelmatolapia mariae isolate MD_Pm_ZW linkage group LG16_19, Pm_UMD_F_2, whole genome shotgun sequence. It encodes these proteins:
- the ythdf2 gene encoding YTH domain-containing family protein 2, with protein sequence MSASSLLEQRPKGQANKVQNGAVTQKDTLNDDEFEPYLNTQARQSNAYTAMSDSYMPSYYSPSIGFSYSLNEAAWSTGGDPPMPYLASYGQLSNGEPHYLPDAMFGQPGPLGSNPFLGQHGFNFFPSGIDFSAWGNNSSQGQSGTPQSSGYSSSYAYAPSSLGGAMIDGQSPFAPAANEPLNKAPGMNSLDQGMAGLKIGGAAPGGNGDLAPKVVGSGLPGGGPLGPVSSVGPPSMPPVSIAPAKPASWADIASKPAKPQPKLKTKGGMAGANLPPPPIKHNMDIGTWDNKGTMPKATTPQQVPPIPSNGQPPNQASPQPGSTAAGNPQMPLSNGQLVPPVSQMGQHQLPPTGQPGMGQMPQPPLSQGGPPPPSQQQQPSQPTRWVPPRNRANGFGDTSGSGTGQSPPSSSGVGVVPGVPSEPHPVLEKLRMVNNYNPKDFDWNPKQGRVFIIKSYSEDDIHRSIKYNIWCSTEHGNKRLDAAYRSLGGKGPLYLLFSVNGSGHFCGVAEMRSPVDYNTSAGVWSQDKWKGRFDVRWIFVKDVPNSQLRHIRLENNENKPVTNSRDTQEVPLDKARQVLKIIAGYKHTTSIFDDFSHYEKRQEEEECVKKVEVQGSEPYPSNPNNRSHYRLQERQGRVK